From a single Pseudomonas sp. A34-9 genomic region:
- a CDS encoding GGDEF domain-containing phosphodiesterase: MTLSSDLSGPSVEPRVIRKRYATEMAVERTRLLYQGSLLPTLFMLINGLVCAGLLWSPQRYFVVSVWLVWLLSLVALRVIQVAAFDSAIPDRQAQPIWRRMFLLGSTMTGLTLAGAGIALVPADNFIQQAWVFGLIGAATLSASVAYAVSLPAFLSFTLPCLLPAIGYLFWGGDEQARGWGWLGLILLGSLSVVAWQVNRLIDRGLLRRFQNQHLIEHLQQTQSRSEQLNQELATEIEHRRCAEGRLREAHVELEDRVAQRSRELDAANQALSKSEARLALALKASELGLWDWNLQTDEVHHTQIQELFGLAPEYVTALLRDLKPRLHPEDVPTLKYALIEHLKGRTEDYQIEYRVRHSDGHWVWIEDRGRAVERSDSGRVIRMVGTRRDISASKSLEEQQRLAATVFEAASEGIVILDPNYALIAINQAFSRVTGYDIEDMLGRNVVELPCSRDARRHYVAIRHALEQHGSWQGELVETRKNGELYPQWLQLNAVRDSRGNVSHIVGFFADLSARRESEERMRYLTHYDELTGLANRSLFRERLHEAHQRSRQGRRSLALLHINLDRFKLLNDSLGHEVADQLLQKMARRLVNALPEADTIARLSGDEFAVLFDAYGNLSSLARVATRLSTKLRLPLTVEGHELVVSASMGISMLPDNAREISALVSQSNMAMQHAKHLGGNNFQFYTDSLQASTLERLQLENQLRKAIEEKQLKVFYQPKLCLETGRLNAAEALVRWDHPSMGRVPPGDFIGLAEETGLIGPIGEFVLRQACWQACEWQRQGLEPIRVSVNLSVHQLRQGKLVSLVRQVLEETGLAPHYLELELTESQLLDSVEHIIATFQQLRDLGVKLAIDDFGTGYSSLSYLKRIPVDYVKIDQAFIRGLGEGSEDAAITRAIIAMAHGLSLKVVAEGVERQDQLEFLRAERCDEVQGYLISRPVEAASLAGLLREQEKLF, translated from the coding sequence ATGACCCTCAGCTCCGATCTGTCGGGCCCCTCTGTGGAACCCCGGGTTATCCGCAAGCGCTACGCCACCGAAATGGCGGTCGAGCGCACGCGCCTGCTGTATCAGGGCTCGTTGTTGCCCACACTTTTCATGTTGATCAATGGTCTGGTCTGCGCCGGCCTGCTCTGGAGCCCGCAGCGCTACTTCGTGGTCAGTGTCTGGCTGGTGTGGTTGCTGTCGCTGGTTGCATTGCGCGTGATCCAGGTCGCAGCGTTCGATTCGGCGATCCCTGATCGTCAGGCCCAGCCGATCTGGCGAAGGATGTTTCTGCTTGGCTCGACCATGACCGGTCTGACGCTGGCCGGTGCCGGCATCGCCCTGGTGCCCGCCGACAACTTCATACAACAGGCCTGGGTGTTCGGCCTGATTGGCGCCGCAACCCTGTCCGCCAGCGTCGCCTACGCGGTGAGCCTGCCAGCGTTTCTCTCCTTTACCTTGCCCTGTCTGTTGCCGGCGATCGGCTACCTGTTCTGGGGCGGCGACGAACAGGCGCGCGGTTGGGGCTGGCTCGGGCTGATTCTGCTCGGCTCCTTGAGCGTGGTGGCGTGGCAGGTCAATCGGCTGATCGATCGCGGCTTGCTGCGGCGGTTCCAGAATCAGCACCTGATTGAGCATCTGCAACAGACGCAATCGCGCAGCGAACAGCTCAATCAGGAGTTGGCCACGGAAATCGAACACCGGCGCTGCGCCGAAGGCAGGTTGCGTGAAGCTCATGTCGAACTCGAAGACCGTGTCGCCCAGCGCAGCCGCGAACTGGATGCCGCCAATCAGGCCTTGAGCAAAAGCGAAGCGCGGCTGGCGCTCGCCCTGAAGGCCAGTGAGTTGGGGCTGTGGGACTGGAACCTGCAAACCGACGAGGTCCACCACACGCAGATTCAGGAACTGTTCGGCCTCGCTCCGGAATACGTCACGGCGCTCCTGCGCGACCTCAAGCCACGCCTGCACCCCGAAGATGTGCCGACGTTGAAATACGCGTTGATCGAGCATTTGAAGGGGCGCACCGAGGACTATCAGATCGAATACCGCGTGCGTCACAGCGATGGCCATTGGGTCTGGATCGAAGACCGTGGCCGCGCGGTAGAACGCAGCGACAGCGGCCGGGTGATCCGCATGGTCGGCACCCGGCGCGACATCAGTGCCAGTAAGAGTCTCGAAGAGCAGCAACGGCTGGCGGCGACGGTGTTCGAAGCAGCCAGTGAAGGCATCGTGATTCTCGATCCGAACTACGCGCTGATCGCAATCAATCAGGCGTTCAGCCGGGTCACCGGTTACGACATCGAGGACATGCTCGGACGCAACGTCGTCGAATTGCCGTGCAGCCGCGATGCCCGCCGCCATTACGTCGCGATCCGTCATGCACTGGAGCAGCACGGCAGTTGGCAGGGCGAACTGGTGGAGACGCGCAAAAACGGCGAGTTGTACCCGCAGTGGCTGCAGTTGAATGCGGTGCGCGATAGTCGCGGAAATGTCAGTCATATTGTCGGCTTCTTCGCCGATCTTTCAGCGCGGCGCGAATCCGAAGAGCGCATGCGTTACCTGACTCACTACGACGAGCTCACCGGCCTCGCCAACCGCTCGCTGTTCCGCGAGCGCCTGCACGAAGCGCATCAGCGTTCGCGTCAGGGCCGGCGCAGTCTGGCGTTGCTGCACATCAACCTGGATCGCTTCAAATTGCTCAACGACAGCCTCGGACACGAAGTCGCTGACCAGTTGCTGCAGAAGATGGCGCGCCGACTGGTCAATGCCTTGCCGGAAGCCGACACCATCGCGCGGCTGTCCGGCGATGAGTTCGCCGTACTGTTCGACGCCTACGGCAATCTGTCGAGTCTGGCCCGGGTCGCCACGCGCTTGTCGACCAAACTGCGTTTGCCGCTGACCGTGGAAGGGCATGAACTGGTGGTCAGCGCCTCGATGGGCATCAGCATGCTGCCGGACAACGCCCGGGAGATTTCTGCGCTGGTCAGTCAATCGAACATGGCCATGCAACACGCCAAGCATCTGGGCGGCAACAACTTCCAGTTCTACACCGACAGCCTGCAAGCCAGCACCCTTGAGCGCTTGCAGCTGGAAAACCAGTTGCGCAAAGCCATCGAAGAAAAGCAGCTCAAAGTGTTCTATCAGCCCAAGTTGTGCCTTGAAACCGGGCGGCTGAATGCCGCGGAAGCACTGGTGCGTTGGGATCATCCGAGCATGGGCCGAGTACCGCCGGGGGATTTCATCGGGCTCGCCGAGGAAACCGGTCTGATCGGGCCGATCGGCGAATTCGTCCTGCGCCAGGCGTGCTGGCAGGCCTGTGAATGGCAGCGTCAGGGGCTGGAGCCGATCCGCGTTTCGGTGAACCTGTCGGTGCATCAATTGCGTCAGGGCAAGCTGGTCAGTCTGGTGCGGCAGGTGCTGGAGGAAACCGGTCTGGCGCCGCACTACCTCGAGCTGGAGCTGACCGAAAGCCAGTTGCTCGACAGCGTCGAACACATTATCGCGACCTTCCAGCAGCTACGTGATCTGGGAGTGAAACTGGCCATCGATGATTTCGGCACGGGCTATTCGTCGTTGAGTTATCTCAAGCGCATTCCGGTGGATTACGTGAAGATCGATCAGGCGTTCATTCGCGGGTTGGGTGAGGGCAGCGAAGATGCGGCGATCACTCGCGCGATCATTGCCATGGCCCACGGGCTGTCGCTGAAAGTGGTGGCGGAGGGCGTCGAGCGCCAGGATCAGCTGGAATTTCTACGCGCTGAGCGTTGCGATGAGGTGCAGGGCTATCTGATCAGTCGGCCGGTGGAAGCTGCCAGTCTGGCCGGGCTTCTGCGCGAACAGGAAAAACTGTTTTAA
- the uvrD gene encoding DNA helicase II, translated as MRDDLSLLLNSLNDAQRQAVAAPVGRQLVLAGAGSGKTRVLVHRIAWLIQVENASPHSILSVTFTNKAAAEMRHRIEQLLGINPAGMWVGTFHGLAHRLLRAHWQEAGLSQTFQILDSDDQQRLVKRVIRELGLDEQRWPARQAQWFINGQKDEGLRPQHIQASGDLYLATMRGIYEAYEAACLRAGVIDFSELLLRALDLWRDHPGLLAHYQKRFRHILVDEFQDTNAVQYAWLRLLGKGGDSLMVVGDDDQSIYGWRGAKIENIHQYSSDFADSVTIRLEQNYRSTAGILKAANALIANNTGRLGKELWTDGGDGEAINLYAAFNEHDEARYVVETIESALKTGLARSDIAILYRSNAQSRVLEEALLRERIPYRIYGGQRFFERAEIKNAMAYLRLLEGRGNDAALERVINVPARGIGEKTVEAIREHARHSDVSMWEAMRQLVANKGLTGRAAGALGAFIELIENLAAKCMEMPLHLMTQTVIEQSGLIAYHEAEKGEKGQARVENLEELVSAARNFENTEEDEELTPLAAFLGHASLEAGDTQADEHEDSIQLMTLHSAKGLEFPYVFLVGMEEGLFPHKMSLEEPGRLEEERRLAYVGITRAMQNLVMTYAETRRLYGSETYNKVSRFVREVPKGLIQEVRLSNSVSRPFGGNQSMSGSNLFSGSEIPETGFSLGQAVRHSIFGDGVILNFEGAGAQARVQVNFSEGSKWLMLGYAKLEAI; from the coding sequence ATGCGCGATGATCTCTCCCTTCTGCTGAACTCCCTCAACGATGCCCAACGCCAGGCCGTAGCAGCCCCCGTTGGCCGTCAGTTGGTCCTGGCCGGTGCTGGCTCCGGTAAAACCCGAGTGCTGGTGCACCGTATCGCCTGGTTGATCCAGGTCGAAAACGCCTCGCCCCACTCCATCCTGTCGGTGACCTTCACCAACAAGGCCGCTGCCGAGATGCGTCATCGCATCGAACAGTTGCTGGGTATCAACCCGGCCGGCATGTGGGTCGGCACCTTCCACGGCCTGGCGCACCGCTTGTTGCGGGCGCACTGGCAGGAAGCGGGCTTGAGCCAGACGTTCCAGATTCTCGACAGCGACGACCAGCAACGGCTGGTCAAGCGGGTGATCCGCGAACTCGGCCTCGACGAGCAACGCTGGCCCGCGCGCCAGGCGCAATGGTTCATCAACGGGCAGAAAGACGAAGGCCTGCGCCCGCAACACATTCAGGCCAGCGGCGATCTGTACCTGGCGACCATGCGCGGCATCTACGAGGCCTACGAGGCGGCGTGCCTGCGTGCCGGCGTCATCGATTTCTCCGAATTACTGCTGCGCGCCCTCGACCTGTGGCGCGATCACCCGGGCTTGCTGGCGCACTACCAAAAGCGTTTCCGCCATATTCTGGTGGACGAGTTCCAGGACACCAACGCCGTGCAATACGCCTGGCTGCGCCTGCTCGGCAAGGGCGGCGACAGCCTGATGGTAGTGGGCGACGACGATCAGTCGATTTACGGCTGGCGTGGTGCGAAGATCGAAAACATTCATCAGTATTCTTCCGACTTCGCCGATTCGGTGACCATTCGTCTGGAGCAGAACTACCGCTCCACCGCCGGCATCCTCAAAGCCGCCAACGCACTGATCGCCAACAACACAGGACGTCTCGGTAAAGAACTATGGACCGACGGCGGTGATGGCGAAGCAATCAATCTGTACGCCGCGTTCAACGAACACGACGAAGCACGCTACGTTGTCGAAACCATCGAAAGCGCGCTGAAAACCGGCTTGGCGCGTAGCGATATCGCGATTCTGTACCGCTCCAACGCCCAATCACGCGTTCTGGAAGAAGCCTTGCTGCGCGAGCGCATTCCGTACCGCATCTACGGCGGCCAGCGCTTCTTCGAGCGTGCGGAAATCAAGAACGCCATGGCGTATCTGCGTTTGCTCGAAGGGCGCGGCAACGATGCGGCGCTGGAGCGGGTGATCAACGTGCCGGCCCGTGGCATTGGCGAAAAAACCGTCGAGGCGATTCGCGAGCACGCGCGCCACAGCGATGTATCGATGTGGGAAGCGATGCGCCAACTGGTCGCCAATAAAGGCCTGACCGGTCGCGCGGCGGGTGCGTTGGGTGCGTTTATCGAGCTGATCGAAAACCTCGCCGCCAAATGCATGGAAATGCCGCTGCACCTGATGACGCAAACCGTCATCGAGCAGTCCGGCCTCATTGCCTATCACGAAGCGGAAAAAGGTGAAAAAGGCCAGGCCCGGGTAGAAAACCTTGAGGAACTGGTCAGCGCCGCGCGCAACTTCGAGAACACCGAAGAAGACGAAGAGCTGACGCCACTGGCAGCTTTCCTCGGCCACGCTTCGCTGGAAGCCGGCGACACTCAGGCCGACGAGCACGAAGACAGTATTCAGTTGATGACGCTGCACAGCGCCAAAGGCCTGGAATTCCCTTACGTGTTCCTCGTGGGCATGGAAGAAGGCCTGTTCCCGCACAAGATGAGCCTGGAAGAGCCGGGTCGCCTTGAGGAAGAGCGGCGCCTGGCCTACGTCGGCATCACCCGGGCGATGCAAAATCTGGTGATGACCTACGCTGAAACCCGACGCCTGTACGGCAGTGAAACCTACAACAAGGTTTCGCGTTTCGTACGCGAAGTGCCGAAAGGTCTTATTCAGGAAGTGCGTTTGTCGAATAGCGTCAGCCGTCCGTTCGGCGGTAATCAGTCGATGAGCGGCAGCAACCTGTTCAGTGGCAG
- a CDS encoding acetyl-CoA carboxylase biotin carboxylase subunit, whose product MITKILIANRGEIAVRIVRACAEMGIRSVAIFSDADRHALHVKRADEAHSIGAEPLAGYLNPRKLVNLAVETGCDALHPGYGFLSENAELADICAERGIKFIGPSAEVIRRMGDKTEARRSMIKAGVPVTPGTEGNVADIEEALAEGDRIGYPVMLKATSGGGGRGIRRCNSREELEQNFPRVISEATKAFGSAEVFLEKCIVNPKHIEAQILGDSFGNVVHLFERDCSIQRRNQKLIEIAPSPQLTPEQRAYIGDLSVRAAKAVGYENAGTVEFLLAEGEVYFMEMNTRVQVEHTITEEITGIDIVREQIRIASGLPLSVKQEDIQHRGFALQFRINAEDPKNNFLPSFGKITRYYAPGGPGVRTDTAIYTGYTIPPFYDSMCLKLVVWALTWEEAMDRGLRALDDMRLQGVKTTAAYYQEILRNPEFRSGQFNTSFVESHPELTNYSIKRKPEELALAIAAAIAAHAGL is encoded by the coding sequence GTGATAACAAAGATCCTGATCGCCAACCGTGGTGAGATTGCCGTACGAATCGTGCGAGCCTGCGCCGAAATGGGCATTCGCTCGGTTGCGATTTTTTCCGACGCCGACCGTCATGCCTTGCATGTGAAGCGTGCGGACGAGGCCCACAGCATTGGAGCCGAGCCACTGGCCGGTTACCTGAACCCGCGCAAGCTGGTGAACCTTGCGGTTGAAACCGGCTGCGATGCGCTGCACCCAGGCTACGGTTTCCTGTCGGAAAATGCCGAGCTGGCAGACATCTGCGCTGAACGCGGCATCAAATTCATCGGCCCGTCGGCGGAAGTCATTCGCCGCATGGGCGACAAGACCGAAGCGCGCCGCAGCATGATCAAGGCCGGTGTACCGGTGACGCCGGGTACAGAAGGCAATGTTGCTGACATCGAAGAGGCTTTGGCCGAGGGCGACCGGATCGGTTACCCGGTGATGCTCAAGGCCACTTCCGGTGGTGGCGGTCGCGGCATCCGTCGCTGCAATAGCCGCGAAGAACTGGAACAGAATTTCCCTCGGGTGATTTCCGAAGCCACCAAGGCGTTCGGTTCCGCTGAAGTGTTCCTGGAAAAATGCATCGTCAATCCCAAGCACATCGAAGCGCAGATCCTCGGCGACAGCTTCGGCAACGTCGTGCACCTGTTCGAGCGTGATTGCTCGATCCAGCGTCGCAATCAGAAGCTCATCGAAATCGCTCCGAGCCCGCAACTGACGCCGGAACAGCGCGCCTACATCGGTGACCTGTCGGTGCGTGCGGCCAAGGCGGTGGGTTACGAGAACGCCGGCACCGTGGAGTTCCTGCTCGCTGAAGGCGAGGTGTACTTCATGGAGATGAACACCCGGGTGCAGGTGGAACACACCATTACCGAAGAAATCACCGGGATCGACATCGTCCGCGAGCAGATCCGCATTGCCTCCGGCCTGCCGCTGTCGGTGAAGCAGGAAGACATTCAGCACCGTGGTTTCGCATTGCAGTTCCGTATCAACGCCGAAGACCCGAAGAACAACTTCCTGCCGAGCTTCGGCAAGATCACCCGTTACTACGCCCCCGGCGGTCCAGGCGTGCGCACCGATACAGCGATTTACACCGGCTACACCATCCCGCCGTTCTACGACTCGATGTGCCTGAAACTGGTGGTGTGGGCACTGACCTGGGAAGAGGCCATGGACCGTGGCCTGCGCGCCCTCGACGACATGCGTCTGCAGGGGGTGAAGACCACCGCCGCGTACTACCAGGAAATCCTGCGCAATCCGGAATTCCGTAGCGGCCAGTTCAATACCAGCTTCGTTGAAAGCCACCCTGAACTGACCAACTACTCGATCAAGCGCAAACCCGAAGAGCTGGCCCTGGCCATCGCCGCCGCCATCGCCGCCCACGCAGGCCTATGA
- the oadA gene encoding sodium-extruding oxaloacetate decarboxylase subunit alpha, with product MTKKIFVTDTILRDAHQSLLATRMRTEDMLPICDKLDKVGYWSLECWGGATFDACVRFLKEDPWERLRQLRAALPNTRLQMLLRGQNLLGYRHYSDDVVKAFVAKAAVNGIDVFRIFDAMNDVRNLRVAIEAVKAAGKHAQGTIAYTTSPVHTIDAFVAQAKQMEAMGCDSVAIKDMAGLLTPYATGELVRALKAEQSLPVFIHSHDTAGLATMCQLKAIENGADHIDTAISSFASGTSHPGTESMVAALKGTEYDTGLNLELLQEIGLYFYAVRKKYHQFESEFTAVDTRVQVNQVPGGMISNLANQLKEQGALNRMAEVLAEIPRVREDLGFPPLVTPTSQIVGTQAFFNVLAGERYKTITNEVKLYLQGGYGKAPGVVNEKLRRQAIGSEEVIDVRPADLLKPEMTKLRADIGALAKSEEDVLTFAMFPDIGRKFLEERAAGTLTPEVLLPIPEAGSVASAGGEGVPTEFVIDVHGETYRVDITGVGVKAEGKRHFYLSIDGMPEEVVFEPLNEFVGGGSSKRKQASAPGHVSTTMPGNIVDVLVKEGDTVKAGQAVLITEAMKMETEVQAAVAGKVTAIHVAKGDRVNPGEILIEIEG from the coding sequence ATGACTAAGAAGATCTTCGTAACCGATACCATCCTGCGCGACGCTCACCAATCGCTGCTCGCCACCCGCATGCGCACCGAAGACATGCTGCCGATCTGCGACAAGCTCGACAAAGTCGGCTACTGGTCGCTGGAATGCTGGGGCGGCGCGACGTTCGATGCGTGCGTACGTTTTCTCAAAGAAGACCCTTGGGAGCGTCTGCGCCAACTGCGTGCCGCGCTGCCTAACACCCGCTTGCAAATGCTCCTGCGCGGCCAGAACCTGCTGGGCTACCGCCACTACAGCGACGACGTGGTCAAGGCCTTCGTTGCCAAGGCTGCGGTGAATGGCATCGACGTGTTCCGCATCTTCGACGCGATGAACGACGTGCGTAACCTGCGCGTGGCCATCGAGGCGGTGAAAGCGGCCGGCAAACATGCGCAAGGCACCATCGCTTACACCACCAGCCCGGTGCACACCATCGATGCGTTCGTGGCGCAAGCCAAGCAAATGGAAGCGATGGGTTGCGACTCGGTAGCGATCAAGGACATGGCCGGTCTGCTGACCCCGTACGCCACCGGTGAACTGGTGCGTGCGTTGAAAGCCGAGCAGTCGCTGCCGGTGTTCATCCACTCGCACGACACTGCCGGTCTCGCGACCATGTGCCAGCTCAAGGCAATCGAAAACGGCGCCGACCACATCGACACCGCGATCTCCAGTTTCGCTTCGGGCACCAGCCACCCGGGCACCGAGTCGATGGTCGCGGCGCTCAAGGGCACCGAGTACGACACCGGTCTGAACCTCGAACTGCTGCAAGAGATCGGCCTGTACTTCTACGCCGTGCGCAAGAAGTACCACCAGTTCGAAAGCGAATTCACCGCCGTCGACACCCGCGTGCAAGTCAACCAGGTGCCGGGCGGGATGATCTCCAACCTCGCCAATCAGTTGAAAGAACAGGGCGCCCTGAACCGCATGGCCGAAGTGCTGGCGGAAATCCCGCGTGTACGTGAAGACCTCGGCTTCCCGCCGCTGGTGACGCCGACTTCGCAGATCGTCGGTACTCAGGCGTTCTTCAACGTACTGGCCGGCGAGCGTTACAAGACCATCACCAACGAAGTGAAGCTGTACCTGCAGGGCGGTTACGGCAAGGCGCCGGGCGTGGTCAACGAAAAACTGCGTCGTCAGGCGATCGGCAGCGAAGAAGTCATCGACGTGCGTCCGGCCGATCTGCTCAAGCCGGAAATGACCAAGCTGCGTGCCGACATCGGCGCGCTGGCCAAGTCGGAAGAAGACGTACTGACCTTTGCCATGTTCCCGGACATCGGCCGCAAGTTCCTCGAAGAGCGTGCCGCCGGCACCCTCACGCCGGAAGTGCTGCTGCCGATTCCAGAGGCGGGTAGCGTGGCTTCGGCGGGCGGCGAAGGCGTGCCGACCGAGTTCGTCATCGACGTCCACGGCGAAACCTACCGCGTCGACATCACCGGTGTCGGTGTCAAGGCGGAAGGCAAGCGTCACTTCTACCTGTCCATCGACGGCATGCCGGAAGAAGTGGTGTTCGAACCGCTCAACGAATTCGTTGGCGGTGGCAGCAGCAAGCGCAAGCAAGCCTCTGCACCGGGCCATGTCAGCACCACCATGCCAGGCAACATCGTTGATGTGCTGGTCAAGGAGGGCGACACCGTCAAGGCGGGTCAGGCTGTGCTGATCACCGAAGCGATGAAGATGGAAACCGAAGTCCAGGCTGCGGTTGCCGGCAAGGTCACCGCGATTCATGTGGCCAAGGGAGATCGCGTCAATCCGGGTGAAATTCTGATCGAGATCGAAGGCTGA
- a CDS encoding LysR family transcriptional regulator: MRKSLMRMTLRQLQIFNEVCDLRSYSRAAEEMSLTQPAVSLQIRQLEELIGQPLFDYVGKKLYMTEAAEALQRASRDIFGRLENLDMQLSDMQGSLQGQLKLAVESSAKYFVPHLFAAFKRQHPEVNLQLTVVNRGQVIRRLSDNRDDLVIMSMVPQDMGLEFLPFLNNPIVAVARPDHPLAHMGPLRLQDLEPYTLLIREPGSGTRLACEEYFKEKRVHFTQTQEVASAEAQRECVQAGLGLALLTRHALNLELATGGLVELPVEELPLLRSWCLVQAKAKRLSPVAHAFLAFIRSERVQISALVERFDGKLRALPASE; this comes from the coding sequence ATGCGTAAGTCATTGATGCGTATGACATTGCGTCAATTGCAGATCTTCAACGAAGTGTGTGATTTACGTTCTTACAGCCGCGCAGCCGAGGAAATGTCCCTCACGCAACCGGCCGTCAGCCTACAGATTCGTCAGCTCGAAGAGCTGATCGGGCAGCCATTATTCGATTATGTCGGTAAAAAACTCTACATGACCGAAGCCGCTGAAGCACTTCAGCGCGCCAGCCGGGACATTTTCGGGCGCCTGGAAAACCTCGATATGCAGCTGTCGGACATGCAGGGGTCGCTGCAGGGCCAGCTGAAACTGGCGGTGGAATCCAGCGCCAAATATTTCGTCCCGCACCTGTTCGCCGCGTTCAAGCGCCAGCACCCGGAGGTGAATCTGCAACTGACCGTGGTCAACCGCGGACAAGTCATTCGACGACTGTCGGACAACCGCGATGACTTGGTCATCATGTCGATGGTGCCGCAAGACATGGGCCTGGAATTCCTGCCGTTTCTCAACAATCCGATTGTTGCGGTAGCGCGTCCTGATCACCCGTTGGCGCACATGGGCCCGCTGCGTTTGCAGGACCTTGAACCCTACACGCTGCTGATCCGCGAACCCGGCTCGGGTACGCGACTGGCCTGCGAAGAGTATTTCAAAGAGAAGCGCGTGCACTTCACTCAAACCCAGGAAGTGGCCTCGGCCGAAGCTCAGCGTGAATGCGTGCAGGCGGGCCTGGGCCTGGCGCTGTTGACGCGCCACGCCCTGAACCTGGAGCTGGCGACCGGCGGACTCGTCGAGCTGCCGGTCGAAGAACTGCCGCTGCTGCGTAGCTGGTGCCTGGTGCAAGCGAAAGCGAAACGCCTGTCACCGGTGGCGCACGCCTTCCTGGCGTTCATTCGCAGCGAACGCGTACAGATCAGCGCGCTGGTTGAGCGCTTCGACGGGAAGCTGCGGGCGCTGCCTGCCAGTGAGTGA
- the hexR gene encoding transcriptional regulator HexR yields MNLLQHIAQSRHLLRKSELKVADHVLLDPAAVMHSSMADLAHSVGISEPTIVRFCRAIGCSGFQDLKLKLAQSLAAGASFGQFAIHEDDSVADYSLKIFDTTLHTLMEVREKLDPVELQRAVTLMSQAQRVEFYGFGASGAVAADAQHKFFRLLLTAAAYSDPHMQAMSAVTLKPTDVAICISQSGRSKDLLITANLVRESGASLITLCPSQTPLAELSTVNLAIDVHEDTEIYTPLTSRIAHLVVIDVLAMGVAMARGPSLVNHLKSVKRSLRSLRLSPKAAKALDD; encoded by the coding sequence TTGAATCTGCTGCAACACATCGCCCAGTCACGTCACCTGTTACGCAAGTCGGAGCTCAAGGTCGCCGACCACGTGCTGCTTGACCCTGCGGCGGTGATGCACAGTTCCATGGCCGACCTGGCCCACAGCGTCGGCATCAGTGAGCCGACCATCGTGCGCTTCTGTCGCGCCATCGGTTGTTCCGGTTTTCAGGATCTCAAACTCAAACTGGCGCAAAGCCTGGCCGCCGGCGCCAGCTTCGGTCAGTTCGCGATCCATGAAGATGACTCGGTTGCCGATTACAGCCTGAAAATTTTCGACACCACGTTGCATACCTTGATGGAGGTTCGCGAGAAGCTCGATCCGGTCGAGTTGCAGCGCGCGGTGACGCTGATGTCGCAGGCGCAGCGCGTCGAGTTTTACGGCTTTGGTGCCTCGGGCGCGGTGGCGGCGGATGCGCAGCACAAGTTCTTTCGTTTGCTGCTGACGGCGGCGGCGTATTCCGATCCGCACATGCAGGCGATGTCGGCGGTGACGTTGAAGCCGACCGATGTGGCGATCTGTATTTCGCAGTCCGGGCGTTCCAAGGATCTGCTGATCACCGCCAATCTGGTGCGTGAGAGCGGCGCTTCGCTGATTACCCTGTGCCCGAGCCAGACGCCGCTGGCTGAGCTGTCGACGGTCAATCTGGCGATCGATGTGCATGAAGACACTGAAATCTATACGCCGCTGACTTCGCGCATTGCGCACCTGGTGGTGATTGATGTGTTAGCGATGGGCGTGGCGATGGCGCGTGGGCCGAGCCTGGTCAATCACCTCAAGAGCGTGAAGCGCAGTCTGCGCAGCTTGCGCTTGTCGCCCAAGGCCGCCAAAGCGCTGGATGATTAA